From a single Granulicella aggregans genomic region:
- a CDS encoding alpha-L-fucosidase — protein MLVLVLLRVAGELPAQTPGAVKVYQPTVASLDSHSVPQWYEDDKLGVMVVWGLYSVPGWAPLTHKDHDFANSDFLKYDPYAEWYYNAMRVPGSLTEAYHREHYGANFDYYSFAADFERESKKWKPEVMAQQLKDAGVKYVVITTKFHDGYMLWPTKVPNPNQQNIVASRDIMGEFTDAVRKDGMRMGIYYSGGFDWTFNRGPVRINPDYEAIKPQTLAYGEYADAQMEELIAKYHPALLWNDIDWPKSGNALKIIADYYNAVPDGVVDDRFGVAHSDFQSPEYVNIGEIRKKKWEETRGLGASFGYNRNEGEAETIAPEELVHMLADIVSKNGNLILGIGPEADGSIPPVQLERLQALGTWLKQNGESIYGTRPWTRAEGDTGEGIGVRFTQKQGSLYAILLGAPKSRDMLLHTVTAKAGSEITLLGDAKPLRWKQEGADLRVQLPATLPGSYAYVLRIALP, from the coding sequence GTCGCTCGACAGCCATTCCGTGCCACAATGGTACGAAGACGACAAGCTCGGCGTGATGGTCGTGTGGGGACTCTACTCAGTCCCTGGCTGGGCGCCGCTCACTCATAAAGACCACGACTTCGCCAACTCCGACTTCCTGAAGTACGACCCCTACGCGGAGTGGTACTACAACGCCATGCGCGTTCCCGGCTCTCTGACCGAGGCCTACCATCGCGAGCATTACGGCGCGAACTTCGACTACTACAGCTTCGCCGCTGATTTCGAGCGCGAGAGCAAGAAGTGGAAGCCAGAGGTGATGGCCCAGCAACTCAAGGACGCTGGCGTCAAGTATGTCGTCATCACGACAAAGTTTCACGATGGCTACATGCTGTGGCCGACGAAAGTTCCCAACCCGAACCAGCAGAACATCGTGGCCAGCCGCGACATCATGGGCGAGTTCACCGACGCTGTCCGCAAGGACGGAATGCGCATGGGCATCTATTATTCGGGCGGCTTCGACTGGACCTTCAATCGCGGGCCGGTGCGCATCAACCCGGACTACGAGGCCATTAAGCCGCAGACGCTCGCCTACGGCGAATACGCCGACGCGCAGATGGAGGAATTGATCGCGAAGTATCATCCCGCGTTGCTGTGGAACGACATCGACTGGCCGAAGTCCGGCAACGCGCTCAAGATCATAGCGGACTACTACAACGCCGTTCCCGATGGTGTGGTGGATGATCGCTTCGGCGTCGCGCACTCGGACTTTCAGTCTCCCGAGTATGTGAACATCGGCGAGATTCGCAAGAAGAAGTGGGAGGAGACGCGCGGCCTGGGCGCATCCTTCGGCTACAACCGCAACGAGGGCGAGGCCGAGACGATCGCCCCCGAAGAGCTAGTCCACATGCTGGCGGACATCGTCAGCAAGAACGGCAATCTGATCCTGGGCATAGGCCCCGAGGCCGATGGGTCGATCCCGCCGGTACAGTTGGAGCGGCTACAGGCGCTGGGAACCTGGCTGAAGCAAAACGGCGAGTCAATCTACGGCACACGGCCCTGGACCCGCGCCGAAGGGGACACCGGCGAGGGGATCGGGGTGCGTTTCACACAGAAGCAGGGCAGCCTATATGCCATCCTGCTCGGTGCTCCAAAGTCTCGCGACATGCTTCTCCATACGGTCACGGCTAAGGCTGGCTCGGAGATCACTCTACTCGGGGATGCGAAGCCACTGCGCTGGAAGCAGGAAGGAGCCGACCTAAGGGTGCAGCTTCCTGCCACACTGCCCGGGTCTTATGCGTACGTCCTACGCATTGCTCTGCCGTAG
- a CDS encoding TadG family pilus assembly protein translates to MTPTFVMATFIGILFCGITLDLGLIEYTRLVMQRAADAAAVGAQVSHDQEDANWITNGKLDAAQNGFTDGATDTTVTIDEQPNNGSYAGRYDAVQATITKKVKTSFMGIFNGGTQSLTVQAIALMTPCVYITNARGWPTVPYPLTLMTGSSLGNSGGSTMGCPVQVGKGVFVDPISSLWTNATNITGAASSSVLGGGIFHAPRFGAPTLADPLSYSAACTTLSSSCIHGTSSGVQAPSFSSCTFANKTWASDSMVLSPGTYCDSFSFSNSFVTLSPGLYIITDGGTWTNSTVTGSGVTLYFTQKGDGKYGTFTTSNTTMHLSASSVSSNESLPAILLMNDPNWAPTSARDFSFQNGSSNDGDGVFYTVATGISIQSSTLSATHYLAFDVDNLLVSSSAIAPKSNFTPLSTGNPFTPMGSLVQ, encoded by the coding sequence ATGACGCCCACGTTTGTTATGGCGACCTTTATCGGCATCCTGTTTTGCGGCATTACGCTTGACCTGGGTTTGATCGAATATACCCGTCTCGTCATGCAGCGAGCCGCGGACGCGGCAGCAGTAGGGGCGCAGGTGTCCCACGATCAGGAGGATGCCAACTGGATCACCAACGGTAAGCTCGATGCCGCGCAAAACGGCTTCACCGATGGCGCGACAGACACCACCGTGACCATTGACGAGCAGCCGAACAACGGCAGCTACGCCGGCAGATACGATGCAGTTCAGGCGACGATCACCAAAAAAGTAAAGACCTCATTCATGGGGATCTTCAATGGTGGAACGCAGTCTCTCACGGTGCAGGCGATCGCTCTCATGACACCTTGCGTTTACATCACGAATGCCCGTGGATGGCCGACTGTACCGTATCCTCTGACTCTCATGACCGGTTCTTCCCTTGGGAATTCGGGTGGCTCCACGATGGGCTGCCCTGTCCAGGTTGGAAAAGGAGTCTTTGTTGATCCCATATCGAGTCTGTGGACGAATGCAACCAACATCACCGGCGCGGCCTCATCGTCTGTGCTCGGTGGCGGCATCTTCCATGCACCACGTTTCGGGGCACCAACGCTCGCCGATCCTCTTTCCTATTCCGCTGCATGTACGACGCTCTCATCAAGCTGCATCCACGGGACGTCCAGCGGAGTACAGGCCCCGTCCTTCTCTTCCTGCACCTTTGCGAACAAGACCTGGGCAAGCGACAGTATGGTGCTGTCCCCCGGCACCTACTGCGACAGCTTCAGCTTTAGTAACTCGTTCGTAACCTTATCGCCGGGGCTCTACATCATCACGGACGGCGGTACCTGGACGAACTCTACAGTTACCGGAAGCGGAGTAACGCTTTACTTTACCCAGAAGGGCGATGGCAAGTACGGCACGTTCACTACCTCAAACACGACGATGCATCTCTCCGCGTCGAGCGTATCCAGTAACGAAAGCCTCCCGGCAATTCTGCTGATGAACGATCCCAACTGGGCACCTACGAGCGCCCGAGATTTTAGCTTTCAGAACGGATCGTCAAACGATGGTGATGGCGTTTTTTATACAGTAGCGACCGGCATCTCCATTCAGTCGAGTACCTTGAGTGCCACCCACTACCTTGCATTCGATGTTGACAATCTTCTTGTGAGTTCGAGTGCGATCGCACCGAAGAGCAACTTCACACCCCTCTCTACAGGCAATCCATTCACTCCAATGGGGAGCCTCGTCCAGTGA
- a CDS encoding TadE/TadG family type IV pilus assembly protein, whose product MHPLKRFRKEEGGQALLEFALFSSLFVMILIGVTDLSLYLIAGMAVQEAATEGAAYGASPGNQNDNSGMVTWANQAAFGVALASTPVSQTFYTCSPGGAQVSSMTVCANGAAPMEYVKVTATANVNPLFKAAFLNSGTITNTAVYRVAWKTQ is encoded by the coding sequence ATGCACCCTCTCAAACGCTTTAGGAAGGAGGAAGGCGGACAAGCGCTGCTCGAGTTCGCTCTTTTCTCGTCTTTGTTCGTGATGATCCTGATTGGCGTCACCGACCTCTCCCTTTATTTGATCGCCGGAATGGCCGTGCAAGAGGCTGCTACCGAGGGAGCCGCCTACGGAGCCTCGCCAGGCAATCAGAATGACAACTCCGGCATGGTGACGTGGGCGAACCAGGCCGCCTTCGGCGTGGCGCTCGCCTCCACTCCCGTCTCCCAAACCTTCTATACCTGTTCTCCGGGTGGCGCCCAGGTATCTTCCATGACGGTCTGTGCAAATGGTGCAGCTCCCATGGAGTATGTAAAAGTGACGGCCACAGCGAATGTGAACCCCTTGTTCAAGGCCGCCTTTCTGAATAGCGGAACCATCACCAATACCGCCGTCTACAGGGTGGCGTGGAAGACGCAATGA
- a CDS encoding TadE/TadG family type IV pilus assembly protein: MIASIHGTEHGLISPEALLRRRLRGLSGQRGQHGAMVLETAIVLPVFIILFMGFCEYSLALASYMNATYAARVGARYASLHSLSSDSPATVAQIQAVIQSNLFLPGSSNSSILVIYGNRSGTTANVGNYQGDLVGVGIVWNQSINVPFLPKKTYSIAAEAYRVIQR; the protein is encoded by the coding sequence ATGATTGCCTCTATCCACGGCACAGAGCACGGCCTGATTTCTCCGGAGGCCCTTCTTCGGAGGCGGCTACGCGGTCTGTCGGGCCAGCGGGGTCAGCATGGTGCCATGGTCCTCGAGACCGCTATCGTGCTTCCGGTCTTCATCATTCTGTTCATGGGGTTCTGCGAGTATTCCCTGGCGCTTGCCAGCTACATGAACGCGACCTATGCCGCTCGCGTAGGCGCCCGGTATGCCTCCTTGCACAGCCTGAGTAGCGATAGTCCAGCGACAGTCGCCCAAATACAGGCGGTGATTCAATCGAATCTCTTCCTTCCGGGTTCATCTAACTCTTCAATTCTGGTGATCTACGGAAACCGTTCCGGCACGACGGCGAACGTAGGGAACTACCAGGGAGACCTCGTAGGCGTAGGCATCGTCTGGAACCAGAGCATCAATGTCCCCTTTCTGCCGAAGAAGACCTACAGCATTGCCGCCGAGGCGTATCGTGTGATTCAGCGCTGA
- a CDS encoding galactose-binding domain-containing protein codes for MRALALWSFLLSSMLPGTTSGVAQVQSYLRNNSFVNFESPQVHPLDLTPDGSKLLAVNTANNSLEVYNTSNTASAPVFVRSIPVGIDPVTVRARTNSEAWVVNVISDSVSIVDLQNGIVTKTLQTGDEPADVVFAGVSQGSAFVSCAQSKQLMVFNALGPTTPIQIIPITGEQPRALATSSNGRYVYLAIFESGNGTTLIPGGVNNGNEHSGVDDPSGPYSGVNPPPNSGKNFVPAVNPSNPAPIPVGLIVKKTTVSGLARYFDDNMGDWTAFITGASARTGTPGDRVAGWDMPDRDVAIIDTGNNYALSYQSSLMNMVMSIGVNPATGNVTVVGTDSTNQIRYEPNLQGTFVHVEGASFAPGGTNTIFDLNPHITYQARNVPVAQRQISIGDPRGIAWNAAGTLAFVTGMGSNNVIVMGPTGARQGLINVGQGPTGIVLDQANNRAFVLNRFDATISTLNTNSLTQTTVTPLHYDPTPNAIKIGRPFLYDTHLNSGLGQLACASCHVDGRTDRLAWDLGNPAGSVVTNSQGVSFHPMKGPLLTMTFVDMMQAPFLHWRGDRQLTDFEDAFQTLQGADAPQTDANMALLRAFLGTITLPPNPYRNLDNSYSTSVNMPGPNGTVYTTGNAVLGAQEFESNCRSCHVGETNRGAAFISTNLPFGVGVRNPPNWENFYKRMGLWFGDPSASTVGFGFQQTGEFDSSQNQSRDANMYAFMMSMNGGYPYEPAGLNATNWSNNAHAAVGKQVTLSPSNPTDSTGLLSQLQTLAGQGAIGLIAKGGPVGSPVRGYMYLGNNMWQSDALAEVDSSATLNSAIASNSTITFTAVPAESAVRIGIDMDSDGLLDSDDANPASPDDVVTNLALAGTATASPAYDSNHMAAAAIDGSTMGYYDQNQMYVSQDNLGTNDWWQVDLGTSAQISLIQLFNRWDCCGNRLTNVSVFVSQTPFASTSLTATRSQPGVQEFFISGAAGLIPQIPMQAQGRYVRVQLNDNVNALQLAEVRVLGYAIGSFTNPGPQTNVAGTTINLPLTFTSTTSNTYTFSATNLPPGLSINSTTGVISGTLTASTTTTYNVTVTASGPGNPSTSFTWNVPAAATFGVTAGSSTVTLAQGNGVAVPVNVVPGTGFTGTVTLSQTGIPANVSASFYPNNPTAGATNLVVYVNSSATPGTYPVVITGVGGASTASTNVSLVITGTQTITFPAVASQTTGSTVALGATASSGLPVSYASSTPTVCTVSGSSASTLAAGTCTIVASQAGNSVYSAATSVSQSFTVTATQQSQTITFGAIPSQTVGSKISVNATASSGLPVAFTVIQNGNCSVSGNVVTMLNAGNCGVVANQAGNASYTAASPVGQIVVVGNAAFTLTPASPTLALARSNGTTMAITVTPVGNFSGTLNYTVSGGPVGASYAFVQTSSAGTTFVIYLQSSTAPGTYNLTITGSSGSTNASTTIALTVS; via the coding sequence GTGCGAGCCCTTGCTCTGTGGTCCTTCTTGCTCTCTTCGATGTTGCCTGGCACCACCTCGGGCGTAGCCCAGGTTCAGAGCTATCTGCGCAACAATAGTTTTGTTAACTTCGAGTCTCCACAGGTGCATCCGCTCGATCTCACTCCAGACGGAAGCAAGCTTCTTGCAGTGAACACAGCGAACAACAGCCTGGAGGTGTACAACACCTCGAACACCGCGTCAGCGCCGGTGTTTGTTCGCAGCATTCCGGTTGGTATCGATCCCGTAACGGTGCGTGCGCGGACGAACTCGGAGGCCTGGGTCGTCAACGTGATCTCCGACAGCGTCAGTATTGTCGACTTGCAGAATGGGATCGTGACGAAGACGCTTCAGACAGGCGATGAGCCCGCTGACGTTGTGTTCGCGGGAGTTTCACAAGGTTCTGCGTTTGTCTCCTGCGCGCAATCGAAGCAGCTCATGGTCTTCAACGCGCTTGGGCCCACGACTCCGATCCAGATCATACCCATCACGGGCGAGCAGCCGAGAGCGCTGGCGACGAGCAGCAATGGGCGCTACGTCTACTTGGCGATCTTTGAATCCGGAAACGGCACAACTCTGATTCCGGGCGGCGTGAACAATGGAAACGAGCACTCAGGCGTCGATGATCCCAGCGGACCCTACAGCGGGGTAAACCCGCCTCCGAACAGCGGCAAGAACTTTGTTCCTGCCGTGAACCCGTCCAATCCGGCCCCCATCCCGGTCGGCCTGATCGTAAAGAAGACCACCGTCAGCGGACTGGCCCGCTACTTCGATGACAACATGGGGGACTGGACCGCGTTTATTACGGGTGCCAGCGCCCGCACCGGTACCCCCGGCGATCGTGTTGCCGGATGGGACATGCCGGATCGCGACGTAGCGATCATCGACACGGGGAACAACTACGCCCTCTCTTATCAGTCGAGCTTGATGAATATGGTGATGTCCATCGGCGTCAATCCAGCCACTGGAAATGTAACGGTTGTCGGCACAGATTCAACCAACCAGATCCGCTATGAGCCAAACTTGCAGGGGACATTCGTTCACGTAGAAGGCGCGTCCTTCGCGCCTGGCGGCACGAACACGATCTTCGACCTCAACCCGCACATCACCTATCAGGCCCGCAATGTGCCCGTTGCGCAGCGACAAATTTCCATCGGCGATCCACGCGGCATCGCATGGAACGCCGCCGGTACGCTCGCCTTCGTCACCGGAATGGGGTCGAACAACGTCATCGTTATGGGACCCACCGGGGCTCGCCAGGGCCTCATCAATGTAGGCCAGGGACCGACGGGCATTGTGCTTGATCAGGCGAACAACCGAGCGTTCGTTTTGAACCGCTTCGACGCGACCATCTCCACGTTGAATACGAACTCTTTGACGCAGACCACAGTGACACCGCTGCACTACGATCCCACGCCCAATGCGATCAAGATTGGCCGGCCGTTCCTCTACGACACCCACCTCAACTCGGGCCTTGGGCAGCTCGCCTGCGCTTCATGCCACGTGGATGGACGCACCGACAGGCTGGCGTGGGACCTAGGCAATCCCGCCGGGAGCGTCGTCACCAATTCGCAAGGCGTCAGCTTCCATCCCATGAAGGGACCTTTGCTCACGATGACCTTTGTCGACATGATGCAGGCACCCTTTCTGCATTGGCGCGGTGACCGACAGTTGACCGACTTCGAGGACGCCTTCCAAACCCTGCAGGGAGCCGATGCGCCGCAGACCGATGCCAACATGGCTCTGTTGCGGGCGTTCCTGGGGACCATCACGCTGCCTCCGAATCCGTACCGCAATCTCGACAACTCCTACTCGACTTCCGTGAATATGCCCGGGCCGAACGGCACGGTTTATACCACGGGCAACGCCGTTCTCGGGGCCCAGGAGTTTGAGAGTAACTGCCGCAGTTGCCACGTAGGCGAGACCAACCGGGGCGCGGCCTTCATCAGCACCAACCTGCCCTTCGGAGTCGGTGTGCGCAATCCTCCCAACTGGGAGAACTTTTACAAGCGCATGGGCCTCTGGTTTGGCGATCCATCGGCAAGCACCGTAGGCTTTGGCTTTCAGCAGACGGGAGAGTTTGATTCGTCGCAGAACCAGTCCCGCGACGCCAACATGTATGCCTTCATGATGTCGATGAACGGCGGGTACCCCTACGAGCCCGCTGGCCTGAATGCGACTAACTGGAGCAACAACGCCCATGCAGCCGTCGGCAAACAAGTAACGCTGTCACCGTCGAATCCAACGGACAGCACAGGCCTACTGTCACAACTGCAAACATTGGCTGGACAGGGAGCGATCGGACTCATCGCCAAGGGCGGCCCTGTCGGCTCGCCGGTTCGCGGCTACATGTACCTCGGCAACAATATGTGGCAGTCGGATGCTTTGGCTGAGGTCGACTCCAGCGCCACTCTCAACTCGGCGATTGCCAGCAACTCTACGATCACCTTCACCGCGGTTCCCGCCGAGAGTGCCGTCCGTATCGGCATCGACATGGACAGCGATGGACTCCTTGACTCAGACGACGCGAATCCTGCCTCGCCTGACGATGTTGTCACCAATCTGGCGTTGGCCGGTACCGCTACCGCATCGCCGGCCTACGACAGCAATCACATGGCAGCCGCAGCCATCGATGGAAGCACGATGGGCTACTACGACCAGAACCAGATGTATGTCTCTCAGGACAATCTGGGGACCAACGACTGGTGGCAGGTCGATCTTGGCACCTCCGCGCAGATCAGCCTCATCCAGCTCTTCAATCGCTGGGACTGCTGTGGCAACCGTCTCACGAACGTCTCTGTCTTCGTCTCGCAGACGCCGTTCGCGAGCACCAGCCTTACAGCCACGAGAAGTCAGCCAGGCGTGCAGGAGTTCTTCATCTCCGGTGCTGCGGGCCTGATCCCGCAGATTCCCATGCAGGCCCAGGGCCGCTACGTTCGCGTTCAACTGAACGATAACGTGAACGCGCTACAGCTTGCGGAAGTACGCGTCCTTGGCTACGCGATCGGCTCGTTCACCAACCCTGGCCCCCAGACCAACGTTGCCGGAACGACGATCAATCTTCCGCTGACCTTTACCAGCACCACAAGCAACACCTATACATTCAGCGCCACGAACCTGCCGCCGGGCCTCAGCATCAACAGCACCACCGGTGTTATCAGTGGGACGTTGACGGCTTCCACGACCACCACCTACAACGTGACGGTGACCGCAAGCGGTCCCGGCAATCCTTCTACCTCCTTCACCTGGAACGTTCCTGCGGCTGCGACATTCGGTGTCACGGCAGGCTCTTCCACAGTAACGCTCGCACAGGGCAACGGAGTGGCTGTACCAGTCAACGTCGTTCCGGGCACTGGGTTTACGGGAACCGTCACTTTGTCGCAGACTGGAATACCCGCAAATGTAAGTGCGAGTTTCTATCCCAACAACCCGACTGCCGGAGCGACGAACCTGGTGGTTTACGTCAACAGCAGTGCAACCCCCGGCACCTATCCGGTCGTCATCACCGGCGTCGGAGGAGCCTCCACTGCCTCTACGAACGTCTCACTCGTGATCACCGGAACGCAGACCATCACGTTCCCGGCGGTGGCTTCGCAGACCACCGGCTCCACGGTCGCTCTGGGTGCCACTGCAAGCTCCGGCCTGCCGGTGAGCTACGCCTCTTCTACACCGACGGTCTGCACGGTCTCCGGCAGCAGCGCCTCCACGCTTGCGGCAGGGACCTGCACCATCGTGGCTTCGCAGGCTGGCAATTCGGTCTACTCTGCAGCGACATCCGTCAGCCAAAGCTTCACGGTGACGGCTACGCAGCAGTCGCAGACGATCACCTTTGGCGCGATCCCGTCCCAGACTGTGGGAAGCAAGATCAGCGTCAACGCAACCGCGAGCTCCGGCCTGCCTGTTGCCTTCACGGTGATCCAGAACGGCAACTGCAGTGTCTCCGGCAACGTGGTGACCATGCTCAACGCCGGTAACTGCGGTGTCGTGGCCAACCAGGCTGGAAACGCCTCGTACACCGCCGCTTCGCCAGTGGGTCAGATCGTAGTGGTTGGAAACGCGGCCTTCACACTCACCCCCGCGTCTCCCACGCTCGCCCTGGCCCGTAGCAACGGGACAACGATGGCAATCACGGTCACCCCGGTCGGCAACTTCAGCGGAACGCTGAACTACACCGTCTCCGGAGGCCCAGTGGGCGCGAGCTATGCGTTTGTTCAAACCTCGAGTGCCGGAACAACGTTCGTCATCTACCTGCAGTCATCCACCGCACCGGGAACCTATAACCTCACCATCACCGGTAGCTCGGGGAGTACCAACGCAAGCACCACCATTGCGTTGACTGTCTCCTAG
- a CDS encoding tectonin domain-containing protein — MPIEQNYLRLRITEFLKPQRLLLAVAFTVAILAGRPSLAAAQSFTLAPASPTLTLVAGNGGTDTIAITPNNGFSGTVTLSETGIPAGINYTFLSSSSTSSILVVYVPSGATSGSYPVTITGVSGNLSATATMTLVIPQQSQTISFGAIPAQAVGTTLTVSATATSGLPVKFTVVPNGNCSISGTTVTFLNVGNCGVVANQAGNASYTAAPAVGQIVVVNAAPPPPASTATAVHSTVCQANGSASYCSDQTPAPADANGYHDLTWVNLNKSLASIAVSDDQVWGLDASGVLWFLPNFKSGTSWTMVASGVTQISAGHNLLCQINSNQHVYCSASPNPLLSQPDANGFQSISWVDTGATNLRQISVSTGTQFWAIDTSANLIQVKDYRNLSATSTMVAAGVQQVAVDGRGVVCQVNSDKYVYCSNWSVPSSSAQGSYYGLPWVKTTAQLANIAVADGQVVGTDSNGDVWQLPDYTNSSTWYRIAYGGASDRLSAASVPSQFLPTNFATGEVAVLFFMGQSNAVGYNTLPSRFISPSSPNVWGVTNGGWNFLPGNTNGTTPFTGAISSINSVQWSNYAMTASGPDMNLGFNNNAGPGGDAANFAAYQWQGLINAGWQLPDLYIVHIAWPSQGVDAADTTTASAAWTTHGVNLWQPGLAATSTPSYALAPFARQITWLALQKILASGKTPRVLGLQWNQWEAEAGNSNSVSISDAPTNYSNLMGGFYSALGSHFPIQFAKPLSTAYGSSALTQMQSVFANLASGDPSDYSVIDVSQTSSTIFSGGVLGGGDGLVHYNLDTQQWFAAQAIGSCVQQANCGTRIAALPTAAPN; from the coding sequence ATGCCGATAGAGCAGAATTATCTTCGTCTAAGAATCACTGAGTTCCTAAAGCCGCAGCGCCTGTTACTTGCCGTTGCCTTCACGGTCGCAATCCTTGCAGGCCGCCCGTCGCTTGCCGCCGCCCAGTCCTTTACCCTCGCACCCGCCTCTCCAACCTTGACGCTTGTGGCGGGGAATGGCGGCACGGACACGATTGCGATCACACCGAATAATGGATTCAGCGGTACGGTCACGCTCTCGGAGACAGGAATTCCCGCAGGAATCAACTACACCTTCCTGTCTTCCAGCTCCACGTCCTCGATTCTTGTCGTCTACGTCCCCTCAGGTGCGACCAGCGGTAGCTACCCGGTGACCATCACCGGCGTCTCCGGAAACCTCTCGGCAACGGCAACGATGACGCTCGTGATACCGCAACAATCGCAGACCATCAGCTTCGGTGCGATTCCCGCCCAGGCCGTTGGCACCACGCTTACCGTCAGCGCCACGGCAACCTCCGGTCTACCAGTAAAGTTCACAGTTGTGCCGAACGGCAACTGCAGCATCTCGGGCACCACAGTCACCTTCCTCAACGTGGGCAACTGTGGTGTCGTCGCGAACCAGGCCGGCAACGCATCCTACACTGCCGCTCCTGCAGTGGGCCAGATCGTCGTGGTGAACGCTGCACCGCCGCCGCCTGCCTCGACTGCTACAGCAGTACACTCCACCGTCTGCCAGGCGAACGGAAGCGCCAGCTATTGCTCCGACCAGACGCCAGCGCCAGCGGATGCGAACGGCTACCATGACCTCACATGGGTCAATTTGAACAAGAGTCTTGCCTCGATCGCTGTAAGCGACGATCAAGTCTGGGGTCTCGACGCCTCTGGCGTTCTCTGGTTCCTGCCCAACTTCAAGTCCGGAACGTCCTGGACGATGGTCGCTTCGGGAGTCACCCAGATCTCGGCAGGGCATAATCTGCTCTGCCAGATCAACAGCAATCAGCATGTCTATTGCAGCGCTTCGCCGAACCCGCTGCTCAGCCAGCCCGACGCAAACGGCTTTCAATCTATCTCGTGGGTTGACACGGGAGCGACCAATCTTCGCCAGATCTCGGTCTCGACAGGCACCCAGTTCTGGGCCATCGACACGAGCGCAAACCTGATCCAGGTCAAGGACTACCGCAACCTGTCGGCAACTTCCACGATGGTCGCCGCCGGCGTCCAGCAGGTCGCTGTCGATGGTCGCGGGGTTGTCTGCCAGGTCAACTCCGATAAGTACGTCTATTGCAGCAACTGGTCCGTACCATCCTCCTCCGCACAGGGAAGTTACTACGGCCTGCCCTGGGTCAAAACCACGGCTCAACTGGCGAACATCGCGGTCGCCGACGGGCAGGTAGTGGGCACAGACTCCAACGGCGACGTCTGGCAGCTTCCCGACTACACCAACTCTTCAACCTGGTATCGCATCGCATACGGCGGCGCAAGCGACAGATTATCGGCCGCATCTGTTCCCTCACAGTTCCTGCCTACGAACTTCGCCACCGGCGAGGTTGCGGTGCTGTTCTTCATGGGACAGAGCAACGCCGTCGGTTATAACACTCTGCCCTCCAGGTTCATCTCGCCGTCGTCTCCGAACGTTTGGGGAGTCACAAATGGGGGCTGGAACTTTCTGCCTGGGAACACCAACGGGACAACTCCCTTCACCGGAGCGATCTCGTCAATCAACTCGGTGCAGTGGTCCAACTACGCGATGACCGCATCCGGCCCCGACATGAATCTCGGCTTCAACAACAACGCCGGCCCGGGAGGTGATGCCGCCAACTTTGCTGCATATCAGTGGCAGGGCCTTATCAATGCGGGCTGGCAGTTGCCCGACCTCTACATCGTGCATATCGCATGGCCCAGCCAGGGTGTGGATGCTGCGGACACCACAACCGCATCAGCCGCGTGGACGACGCACGGCGTCAATCTCTGGCAGCCGGGACTTGCCGCGACCTCGACGCCTTCGTATGCCCTCGCTCCTTTTGCTCGCCAGATCACATGGCTCGCGCTCCAGAAGATCCTTGCAAGCGGCAAGACACCCCGTGTCCTTGGGCTCCAGTGGAACCAGTGGGAGGCAGAAGCAGGGAACTCAAACTCTGTCTCGATCTCGGACGCACCCACGAACTACAGCAATCTGATGGGCGGCTTCTACTCCGCCCTCGGCAGCCACTTCCCAATTCAATTTGCAAAGCCGCTCTCGACCGCCTACGGCTCTTCCGCCCTCACCCAGATGCAGAGCGTCTTCGCAAATCTGGCGTCAGGAGATCCATCGGACTACTCCGTCATCGACGTCTCGCAGACCAGCAGCACCATCTTCAGTGGCGGCGTGCTGGGCGGTGGCGATGGATTGGTCCACTATAACCTCGACACCCAGCAGTGGTTCGCGGCCCAGGCAATCGGTTCGTGTGTGCAACAAGCGAACTGCGGCACACGGATCGCAGCGCTCCCCACCGCCGCTCCGAACTGA
- a CDS encoding VIT1/CCC1 transporter family protein, with translation MIPFLFISGIWAIAIAAVVSLSAHFAIGAARSLMTIRPWWRSGLEIGHLRSPGRYCYVLDRNGAGIHDWHALIPRRRSVSNPRQGPASIAVTLFPCRSRAVNRQ, from the coding sequence ATGATTCCGTTCTTGTTTATATCTGGAATCTGGGCGATAGCTATCGCTGCCGTCGTTTCTCTTTCCGCTCACTTTGCCATCGGAGCAGCAAGATCGCTCATGACCATCCGCCCATGGTGGAGATCCGGACTCGAAATTGGCCACCTTCGGAGCCCTGGAAGGTATTGCTACGTTCTCGATCGGAATGGTGCTGGGATACATGATTGGCACGCGCTGATACCTCGCAGGAGGTCAGTTTCAAACCCGCGTCAGGGGCCGGCTTCAATCGCCGTCACGCTTTTCCCATGCCGCTCGAGAGCAGTGAATCGGCAGTAA